Proteins from a genomic interval of Musa acuminata AAA Group cultivar baxijiao chromosome BXJ1-9, Cavendish_Baxijiao_AAA, whole genome shotgun sequence:
- the LOC103996548 gene encoding protein OXIDATIVE STRESS 3-like, with product MGEGLKQSYDEDLFNSDSFPSNSDDSDDNDDSTEGAASSSPSAESSWLPPKMNSNGPLYELSSLMEQLPIKRGLSKYYQGKSQSYTSLSVVSSIEDLPKKETPCRRKIKPCKSYAAGMDASQKSDHAPGSCSKTISKNAPKIPSSCASLMSKSSSSLLGSSKPTPVPAQKNPCPR from the exons ATGGGTGAAGGTCTCAAGCAAAGCTATGATGAAGACCTATTCAATTCTGACTCCTTTCCGAGTAACTCTGATGACAGCGACGACAATGATGACTCCACAGAAGGAGcagcttcttcctcaccatcagcCGAGTCATCCTGGCTGCCACCAAAGATGAATTCAAATGGACCTCTATATGAACTATCTTCACTCATGGAGCAGCTACCCATCAA GAGAGGGCTGTCCAAGTACTATCAAGGCAAATCACAGTCCTACACATCACTGTCTGTGGTTAGCAGCATCGAGGATCTGCCAAAGAAGGAGACTCCATGCAGAAGGAAGATAAAGCCGTGCAAGAGTTATGCAGCAGGAATGGATGCGAGCCAGAAGTCTGATCATGCTCCCGGGTCATGTAGCAAGaccatatcaaagaatgctcccaAAATACCTTCTTCTTGTGCTTCTCTGATGTCAAAAAGCAGCAGCAGCCTTCTTGGTAGCAGCAAACCAACTCCTGTCCCTGCACAGAAAAATCCATGTCCTCGTTAA
- the LOC103996550 gene encoding mitochondrial-processing peptidase subunit alpha: MYRVAVSRLRALEHHARATRYASTSVAKRSSGGFFSWLTGEQSSQLPPLDFPLPGVMLPPPLPDHVEPGKTKITTLPNGVKIASETSPNPAVSLGLYVDCGSVYETPLSFGATHLLELMAFKSTTNRSHLRIVREVEAIGGNVMASASREQMGYTYDALKTYMPEMVEVLVDCVRNAAFLDWEVNEQLQKVKAEIGEISKNPQGLLLEAIHSAGYSGALANPLMATESSINRLNSTTLEEFVVENYTAPRMVLAASGVEHEELVSIAEPLLSDLPKVPRPEEPKSVYVGGDYRCQADSDKTHVALAFEVPGGWRQEKDAMTLTVIQMLMGGGDSFSAGGPGKGMYSRLYLRVLNEHQQIQSFSAFNSIYNNTGIFGIHATTSSDFVSKAIDLAIRELHAIATPGQVDQLQLDRAKESTKSAVLMNLESRMVASEDIGRQILTYGERKPIEHFLKAIDKVTLKDITTITEKIISSPLTMASWGDVIHVPSYESVSGKFHSK; this comes from the exons ATGTACCGAGTTGCAGTTTCGCGCCTCAGGGCACTAGAG CATCATGCACGTGCAACTAGATATGCAAGTACGAGTGTTGCAAAAAGATCATCTGGTGGTTTCTTTAGCTGGCTTACAGGAGAACAGTCTAGTCAACTTCCTCCTCTAGATTTCCCACTTCCAGGTGTGATGCTTCCTCCACCTTTACCCGACCATGTAGAGCCAGGGAAGACAAAGATCACAACTCTTCCAAATGGTGTCAAGATTGCCTCTGAAACATCACCA AACCCAGCTGTCTCGCTTGGGCTATATGTTGACTGTGGTTCTGTGTATGAAACACCCTTATCATTTGGTGCTACACATCTCTTGGAGCTCATGGCTTTTAAAAGCACAACAAACAGGAGCCATTTACGCATTGTGCGTGAAGTAGAAGCAATTGGAGGCAATGTCATGGCATCTGCTTCTCGTGAACAGATGGGTTATACTTATGATGCTCTCAAGACTTACATGCCTGAAATGGTAGAGGTGCTAGTTGACTGTGTCAGAAATGCTGCTTTCCTAGATTGGGAAGTTAATGAACAG TTGCAGAAAGTAAAAGCAGAAATAGGAGAAATTTCAAAGAATCCCCAGGGTTTGCTTTTGGAGGCTATTCATTCCGCTGGTTATTCTGGTGCATTAGCGAATCCTCTCATGGCTACCGAATCTTCAATAAACAGATTGAATAGTACTACTTTGGAGGAGTTTGTTGTG GAGAACTATACAGCTCCTAGAATGGTGCTTGCGGCATCAGGTGTCGAGCATGAAGAGTTGGTATCAATTGCTGAACCACTGTTATCAGACCTTCCCAAAGTGCCTCGCCCTGAAGAGCCAAAGTCTGTTTATGTTGGTGGAGACTACAGATGTCAAGCAGATTCTGAT AAGACACATGTTGCTCTTGCTTTTGAGGTTCCTGGTGGTTGGCGTCAAGAGAAGGATGCCATGACACTTACAGTGATTCAG atgcttaTGGGAGGAGGAGACTCTTTTTCTGCTGGTGGTCCTGGAAAAGGAATGTACTCTCGGCTAT ATCTTCGTGTCTTAAATGAACACCAACAGATCCAGTCATTCTCTGCTTTTAATAGTATATACAACAATACTGGCATATTTGGGATTCATGCCACTACT AGTTCAGATTTTGTCTCTAAAGCTATTGATTTGGCTATAAGAGAACTACATGCAATTGCAACTCCTGGACAAG TTGATCAGTTACAGCTTGATCGAGCTAAAGAGTCTACCAAATCTGCAGTGTTGATGAACCTGGAATCAAGA ATGGTAGCATCTGAAGATATTGGGCGACAGATTTTGACCTATGGAGAAAG GAAACCAATTGAGCATTTCTTAAAAGCCATTGATAAAGTAACTCTCAAAGATATTACCACCATTACGGAAAAGATCATCTCTTCACCACTTACAATGGCATCTTGGGGTGATG TTATCCATGTTCCAAGCTATGAATCCGTCAGTGGAAAGTTCCACTCGAAGTGA